The Brasilonema sennae CENA114 genome includes a region encoding these proteins:
- a CDS encoding nuclear transport factor 2 family protein — protein MTIDHNPIASAGDYLEVMDALYRFGAGVDHNDPALIASAFSEDIVVDFGPCGRKMGLNFPLLTGHETVVGFLSANAGSQTTSHVITNGRVHVEGDVARLRILVDATHLPRSDHSRRCQMINWYEVELIRDERLWRMRRVVIDNAWFTGDPQVLLGK, from the coding sequence ATGACTATTGATCACAATCCTATCGCGTCCGCTGGCGACTACTTAGAGGTCATGGATGCCCTTTACCGTTTCGGTGCTGGAGTTGACCATAACGACCCGGCTCTGATCGCCTCGGCCTTCAGTGAGGATATTGTGGTGGACTTTGGTCCCTGCGGTCGCAAGATGGGTCTCAACTTCCCGCTGTTGACCGGGCACGAGACGGTGGTCGGCTTCTTGAGCGCGAACGCCGGATCACAGACGACCAGTCACGTGATTACGAACGGGCGCGTCCATGTCGAAGGGGACGTCGCCCGGTTGCGAATATTGGTCGACGCCACCCACCTCCCTCGGAGCGACCATTCCCGACGATGCCAGATGATCAACTGGTACGAGGTGGAACTCATCAGAGACGAAAGGCTTTGGCGCATGCGTCGCGTCGTCATCGACAACGCTTGGTTCACCGGCGACCCGCAAGTGCTTTTAGGAAAGTAG
- a CDS encoding DUF3237 domain-containing protein, with amino-acid sequence MSDQSLQLVHEFTCQVACGPPHEVGDGPYGGRQYFEMTGGRVEGPRLKGKLLGAGSDWMLTGPDGFIRMDVRVQIETDDGAILCAHYFGPAEANEKLKWAVSVCAPTEFADQSIRSHWVLETGDPRYAWVNQTVFVGQGRLLPPVPAGLFHSIRRQDLSIRSAMIFGTKVIENLHFDPKNSIILHKN; translated from the coding sequence ATGTCTGATCAATCCCTGCAACTCGTCCACGAGTTCACATGTCAAGTGGCGTGCGGTCCACCCCACGAAGTCGGGGACGGCCCCTACGGCGGCCGCCAGTACTTCGAGATGACCGGCGGCCGGGTCGAAGGGCCACGGCTTAAGGGAAAGCTCCTCGGAGCCGGCAGCGACTGGATGCTTACCGGCCCGGATGGCTTCATAAGGATGGACGTCCGCGTCCAGATCGAGACGGACGACGGGGCGATCCTTTGCGCCCACTACTTCGGTCCGGCCGAGGCCAACGAAAAGTTGAAATGGGCCGTGAGCGTGTGCGCGCCGACCGAGTTCGCCGACCAGTCAATCCGTTCCCATTGGGTGCTGGAGACGGGCGACCCGCGGTACGCCTGGGTCAACCAGACGGTGTTCGTCGGTCAAGGCCGGTTACTCCCCCCAGTCCCCGCAGGGCTGTTTCATTCGATAAGGAGGCAGGATTTGTCAATACGTAGCGCGATGATTTTTGGGACAAAAGTGATAGAAAACCTACATTTTGATCCAAAAAATTCAATTATTCTCCATAAAAATTAG